In Mangifera indica cultivar Alphonso chromosome 1, CATAS_Mindica_2.1, whole genome shotgun sequence, a single genomic region encodes these proteins:
- the LOC123216425 gene encoding protein RETICULATA-RELATED 3, chloroplastic-like gives MASVARLRYSVACSAGHIGNPNVSDNRQIAALLYKLPNISVPFPQNHSLRLFSDHKVPTSILKPLASTGGGGNGRGGEGGGGGGGGGNNGDGDFESRGDFGLLGILSNGWRLRVAADSQFPFKVLMEQLVGVTACVIGDMASRPNFGLNELDFVFSTLIVGSILNFTLMYVLAPTMSSTVKTLPGIFASCPTSHMFEPGSYGFVNRLGTYVFKGVVFAAVGFAAGLVGTAISNGLIKLRKKMDPTFETPNKPPPTVLNALTWALQMGVNSNFRYQTLNGIEFLLAKTVPDVVFKASVVVLRCLNNVIGGMTFVILARMTGSQSLNNEEKTVAGLVEKQKLVVSENEEDLPSNQST, from the coding sequence ATGGCGTCGGTGGCTCGTCTTCGTTATTCCGTCGCCTGTTCAGCTGGACATATCGGAAACCCTAATGTTTCTGACAATCGACAGATCGCGGCTCTGCTTTACAAACTTCCCAATATTTCCGTCCCATTTCCTCAAAATCACTCCCTCCGCTTATTTTCCGATCATAAAGTTCCCACTTCCATACTGAAGCCGCTGGCATCTACCGGTGGCGGCGGTAACGGGAGAGGTGGCGAAGGAGGCGGTGGTGGCGGTGGCGGCGGAAATAACGGAGATGGGGATTTTGAGAGTCGGGGAGATTTCGGTCTTTTGGGGATCTTATCAAACGGTTGGAGATTGAGAGTTGCAGCTGACTCTCAATTCCCTTTTAAGGTTTTGATGGAACAGTTGGTTGGTGTTACGGCTTGTGTGATTGGTGACATGGCGTCCCGTCCAAATTTCGGACTCAATGAGTTGGATTTTGTGTTTTCAACTCTTATTGTTGGGTCAATCTTGAATTTTACTCTTATGTATGTGTTGGCTCCAACAATGTCTTCAACTGTCAAGACTTTGCCTGGGATCTTTGCGAGTTGCCCAACTAGTCACATGTTTGAGCCTGGCTCTTATGGGTTTGTCAATAGATTGGGGACATATGTGTTCAAAGGGGTTGTGTTTGCTGCTGTTGGTTTTGCTGCTGGGCTTGTGGGCACTGCGATTTCAAATGGGTTGATCaagttgaggaagaagatggATCCTACTTTTGAAACTCCAAACAAGCCTCCACCCACTGTTTTGAATGCCCTTACATGGGCATTGCAGATGggtgtgaacagtaatttcagATACCAGACGCTGAATGGGATAGAGTTTTTGCTAGCCAAGACTGTTCCTGATGTTGTTTTCAAGGCCTCAGTTGTGGTTCTCCGATGCTTGAATAATGTTATTGGAGGAATGACGTTTGTTATCTTGGCCAGAATGACTGGTTCACAAAGTCTTAATAATGAAGAGAAAACAGTGGCAGGGTTGGTAGAGAAGCAAAAGTTGGTGGTGAGTGAGAATGAAGAAGACTTGCCAAGCAACCAGTCGACTTGA
- the LOC123216414 gene encoding putative zinc transporter At3g08650 gives MYKQRTMRLRFRLVLLVLLFSLVLFGCVAAEFESGNSQRVRAAPRRNVEDNVIDGTGVENTLSFDDTDSGLGERKGSHNRVSISTVALFTLAMAAATGLGAVPFFFVELDPQWAGICNGMASGVMLAASFDLIQEGQVHGAGNWVVIGILSGGIFILLCKKFLERYGEVSMLDIKGADATKVVLVIGIMTLHSFGEGSGVGVSFAGSKGFSQGLLVTLAIAVHNIPEGLAVSMVLASRGVSPQNAMLWSIITSLPQPIVAVPSFICADAFNKFLPFCTGFAAGCMIWMVVAEVLPDAFKEASPSPVASAATLSVAFMEALSTLFQNVSHDYNSQDASGFFVSLLFGLGPLLGGMVLVSFALAFHLQHALLMGTASGIAFVLGGWRPLQLLFTAKMGFIPLVTLLSAGAAFVHLLSSSVLKLARQKRSSAVTLPTAASFPVSVLTLQSFLSCGAVAIHALAEGLALGVAAPKAYGLGQHMVLPVSLHGLPRGAAVASCILGATDSWSASLAAAALIGFMGPSSAIGAILAGIDYSGLDHVMVFACGGLLPSFIRTAQRSVSLDMRKSGGGLVIGVGFATLCLTCTKLVCLHTPYCNSAPEAVR, from the exons ATGTATAAGCAAAGAACAATGCGGTTGAGATTCAGACTGGTCCTGTTAGTTTTGCTGTTCTCTTTAGTGTTATTTGGATGTGTTGCAGCAGAGTTTGAGAGTGGAAATTCACAGAGGGTAAGAGCTGCTCCTCGCAGAAATGTTGAAGACAATGTTATAGATGGAACTGGTGTTGAGAATACTTTAAGTTTTGATGACACTGATAGTGGACTGGGTGAGAGAAAGGGTAGTCACAACAGAGTCTCGATTTCTACTGTGGCTTTATTTACTCTGGCAATGGCTGCTGCCACTGGTTTAGGTGCAGTCCCATTCTTCTTTGTGGAGCTTGATCCTCAATGGGCCGGAATATGCAATGGAATGGCTTCTGGTGTGATGTTAGCTGCAAGCTTTGACTTAATACAGGAGGGACAGGTCCACGGCGCAGGCAATTGGGTTGTGATTGGGATTTTATCTGGTGGCATATTCATTTTACTTTGTAAAAAG TTTCTTGAGCGATATGGCGAAGTAAGTATGTTGGACATAAAAGGCGCAGATGCAACTAAAGTAGTTCTTGTCATTGGAATCATGACTCTTCATTCATTTGGAGAGGGTTCTGGTGTTGGAGTTTCCTTTGCTGGATCAAAAGGGTTTTCGCAAGGCCTTTTAGTAACTTTGGCTATTGCTGTGCACAATATACCTGAGGGGTTAGCTGTGAGTATGGTACTTGCTTCTCGGGGTGTTTCTCCACAAAATGCAATGTTATGGAGTATAATTACATCCTTACCTCAG CCTATTGTAGCAGTCCCATCATTTATATGTGCTGATGCCTTTAACAAATTCCTGCCATTTTGTACTGGCTTTGCTGCTGGATGTATGATCTGGATGGTTGTCGCTGAGGTACTCCCTGATGCATTCAAG GAAGCATCTCCGTCTCCAGTGGCCTCGGCAGCTACACTTTCTGTAGCTTTTATGGAAGCTCTTAGCACTTTGTTTCAGAATGTCAGCCATGATTACAA TTCACAGGATGCTTCTGGCTTTTTTGTTTCGTTGCTTTTTGGTCTTGGCCCATTGCTAGGTGGGATGGTTCTTGTTTCTTTCGCTCTTGCTTTCCACCTTCAGCATGCCCTTCTCATGGGGACAGCCTCAGGCATTGCCTTTGTCCTTGGTGGTTGGAGGCCACTGCAGCTACTTTTCACTGCAAAGATGGGATTTATTCCCCTTGTTACTCTGCTTTCAGCAGGAGCTGCATTTGTCCATCTATTGAGCTCCAGTGTATTAAAACTAGCTCGTCAGAAGAGAAGTTCTGCAGTTACCTTGCCTACTGCAGCTAGTTTTCCAGTGAGTGTTCTTACCCTTCAGTCATTCTTATCATGTGGAGCAGTGGCCATCCATGCCTTGGCTGAGGGACTTGCACTAGGAGTAGCTGCACCTAAGGCATATGGACTTGGTCAGCACATGGTCCTTCCTGTTTCCCTACATGGGCTCCCTCGAGGTGCAGCTGTGGCAAGCTGTATATTAGGGGCTACTGATAGCTGGTCTGCCTCCCTTGCAGCGGCTGCTTTGATTGGTTTCATGGGTCCATCATCTGCCATTGGAGCCATACTTGCAGGAATTGACTACAGTGGCCTAGACCATGTGATGGTTTTTGCATGTGGGGGATTACTCCCCAGCTTCATAAGAACAGCACAGAGATCTGTGAGTTTAGACATGCGGAAAAGCGGTGGTGGGCTTGTCATAGGAGTTGGATTTGCTACTCTGTGTTTAACATGCACCAAGCTGGTTTGCTTGCACACCCCTTACTGTAATTCTGCTCCAGAGGCTGTTAGATGA